The sequence TGCTCCAAATTTCCCCATTGTcaaccgttaccaatggaatctaTCTTAATGCTCCAAATTTCCCCATTGTcaaccgttaccaatggaatctaTCTTAATGCTCCAAATTTCCCCATTGTcaaccgttaccaatggaataacattttagcagactctagtcACCAGCAATAACACCACCCGAGGCAAGGTCgtatggtacatctctccagtgtacacaagtcgtatgCAATCTAACAAACTCAGAAGCGGTAAGAAACACTCACCCTTtttggccatgcttcaaagcgagttagcctggcggttgactgaaacaaggaagagacgcaaacccagccccacgttgggcgccattatgtcgtatcgggtgaatggtggccattattgctgtcaacaaagagtccgtctatgctgcatcgtgttagaggcttttattaaaatcacgaggttacagcataaatgataggtgacatgacacccggagagcgacgcctccgaATGGCTGCTCGCTCTGActtcttcttcgtttaacccccctatttataaacaatgatgctccctcttctggccaatccccagtctcccctgtctacaacacacttccggtctgttgtatgtgacgtcacacccaaaacattccctcttgatactaacacaaacaacattccatttcttcatgaaaaacatttaacaaaggcataatcttcagatacgatagtagcttagtgggtaagagcgttgtgccagtaaccgaaaggtcgctggttctaatccccgagccgactaggtgaaaaatctgtcgatgtgcccttaagcaaggcacttaaccctaattgctctggataagagcgtctgctaaatgactaaaatgtaaatgtaatgcctcCAGAAGGGCATCTTCTGAGGCTGAAGGATGCTTTTCCGAAGGCGCATGGTGCTGTGGTGCTGCATGTAGATCACAAGATCTTTAACTGGGCAGCATTGTCACGATGGAGGGTATAGCCTATATGGAGACTACCTAAGATCACTGCAACAGTTATTGTAAAGTGTGGGAATAAGCTTATGCCAGACTTAGCCTACGTTTAACCTCTCCCTTGTTCATTTCAAAGTCCATATGCTCATGACCCGATTCATATAAatcatgtaaaaaaataaaataaatcatatGATCCCCTCCTACAGAATATGCTTTGGCAAGGTTTTGAGTGTTTGAGTGataattttatatttattttataatacatttcaaaatattcaataaaaaaatattttgtgtgGCAACGACTCGTGGTCATACATAATTCATAGAATAATAATAGATGTTTGGTGAATCTATGTTTAATTATTCCTGGTATATACTACTAGTTATGATTGCAGACAGAGCCCAGAGGAGAATGGGATGGAGCAATATTGAATTAGTCATACTGAAACTGACAAACTTCACTGTTGTAAACAACTACTGCTATCTAGACTTGCGCTGGCAAAGAAACCCATTACATTAGCTACCTAAATGTGAAGTAAACTCAACTGAGGAGTAATAGAGAATGGAGACTTAACTTGAAAACGTGCAGGATCTCTTTCCATTTTccgacaaaaaaataaaaaaacagtatTATGCTTGTTTGCGTAGCACTCCTCACAGGCCGTTTTTGGTAAGATGAAACTGCCAAAACTCTAAAAGATATTATTGTACGTCAGAATTGCAACACTAGATTTGTTCAATCCTAAAATGTTAGCCTGTAATCGTAACATGGTGTTTGTATGTTCACAGATTAAATTTAACGTTTATGTTTCATGCATGGCTTTTCTTACAATCCTAACGATACGTACGTTCAACCTGTTGGCAGCTATCTGGCTCCATAGACAAAGCACTTGCCCAAACGTCTTTCCCATCTTACCAGTGATTCGTCTGCTTTGTACATTGTTTTCACCGTCAAATTGCTTATTGTTTTAATCATTTACTAGTTACAATGAAAACACCACAAACAAACTTTTTTCCAGGGGTTGGGCGCAAGGTCAGTAACACATCACCTGCATGTGATCTGATTGGAGCATTATGTACATGTATGCATTCAAAATACATGTGCCAACAATAGCTACAGTCAGtcatatttaagcaataaggacCGAGAGGgtttggtatatggccaatataccacagctaagggctgttcttacgacACAGCGCAATGTGgaatgcctggatacagcccttagccgtggtatattggccatataccaccaacccctgaggtgccttattactATTATATACTGGTTATCaaagtaattagagcagtaaaaataaatgttttgtcatacccatggtatacagtctgatataccacagctgtcagccaatcagcattcagggctcaaaccacccatcTTATAATTCTTATTATAAACCGGGTGGTAAAGTATTGCTGACCTTTTGCAAAGAGAATAGGGTATTTGGTTATTATATAATAGAATCGTGGCACAACCTTGTGGAATTTTCTTAGTTTAGAAACATTAGGCTATGTTGAACAGactgtcataaaaaataaaataaaatgcaatATCTATTCATGCCATTGCCATCTGCATAATTGAGAATGTTGCAACCTCCTGAAAACAACCCAGATGGATGCCTAtgactatactgaacaaaaagtaTAAAActcaatttcaaagattttactaagttaaggttcataaggaaatcagtcaattgaaataaatgcattaggcccacccactggggagccaggcccagccaatcagaatgaggttTTCCCGacaaaagggcttcattacagacagaaatacacctCAGCCAACCCCACAGGCGAAGAAGCCAGATGTACTCTTTCTTTCCTCCCTAAAATCAAGTCAACGTCATCTGCCAACATATTAGATAATGTAAGATGTTAAAAGGCATTGAGAGAAATACTTTCAAATTCAGGACTTCGGTCTAAATAAATGGCACATGTACAATGAAGACAGGATGAGCTTTATTAATCATTCTCATGAATGGTAAGTTGTTTGAAATGTTTCACGACACAGATGTAGGACATTGCAACAAATCAGTCAATtataatagttttccatttaacTCCCTTGCAACAACAATATGATGTGTATGATTAACGAATCATTAGTTTAGTGGAGATGCAGAAATAGGGAATATTACATAGACAGTATGGATTTGTAAGTCAGACAAGGCACTGAATTCCATTAAGAGTAGGAAGGGCAAACCTTTTTTTGGAATGGCATTGATGGAGTTTCGACTTGGCCATTTCACTTCACTCAACGTCTTCAAATGAAACCAAAGAACACCACaagacatatctttttttaaatgcaaTGAGGAGGATGCAATTCATTGTGTAAAAATATCCTGCCAATGTCAAGGCAaaatccttcatttcaatgactCCACAGAAAAGTGGCTGGGGGAACAGTTTCAGATTAGCCTGTACAATCACATTGTGTTAAGTTACATGTACTGCCCTAAACGCAAACAAAACTGGAACCAGGATTGTATATCTGCCATTTGACCAAAAACAGACAGTGTTGTGCTTTGAACCAACTAGGGGACCGAGGTTTTGGTCAACAGGAGAGGTCAACATTACACTCCTAAACGTGTGCCATTTTTAGCACTGGGTGTTACCATAGTTACAAAGTGCATGAGAGGACATAATTGCATATGCAATAATCTCCCAATGGATTCAACTTCACACACAGAACATGAATCAATCCATTGAATAATCCAACGGACTATTGCACGTGAGTGTGTAGTTTACTCCATTTCAAGTGTGACAAAATGACAGATGGGTTGAATTGGAGCTAATATGACCAAGGCTAATGTACAGTGGTAGTGTACCGAGACAGCTCATTGAAGAAGATCCAGGGGGGATATGATGCAATGTTACAAAAGCAAGCAGTAACACAGCGAAAAGGTAAGCGCTTCAGCCTAGGCAGTTTTTGTATTATatgataaaaacattttttttaagtcAGTCGTAATAAGGTAATCAAAGCTTTAGGATAGCCAAGTGGAAGAGATATGAGATGCAGAGAGTTAGTAGTCTTTAAAGTAAACCAGAGATACTGGATACATATTCAAGTAAGTAGGGGCCGCAAAATCAAAACCTAGTTATCTTTGAAATGTATCTATTTCTTGAATGGTTTTTCCATGGCTGTCAAGGTGCAAATAAAATCCCAATTGATTTGTTTATCAATCAGCTAAATATTTCCCTCAAAAATATCTATAGATTTTTACTGAAACACGTACGTACATGACCCCCATCCAAAACCAACGATTCACATTCTATCCAAGGAAGATGCACACAAAAGACAAAGTCCCCACTCGCACGCTTTAGCTACACGCTTCTCATTCATTCCACTCCCAACCCACACAAAAACTAACAATTTTAAAAAGACCAATCACTAAAGATAAAAAAGCTATAATATAAATTCACTCTTAAGTAACAAGGATCTTAACAAGCCCTATAGCTTTCCAAgattttatattattatatggaTGTTCAAAAGTTTGATAATTTTTTTGTAGTTCTATTTACACATTTCACAGTGATCTTGGTACATTCTGCTGAATAACCAATAAAAGGAGTTTCTGCCAAACCAGCTACCCTTCCATTCCTCTTTCCATAAATAGAAAATACcttgacacaaacaaacacaggaaGATACAAGGACGCTCCCTGATGTCAAACACCGATTGCTGCGAACATTGACAGCTGAAACGCAGAGGGACAGTCTCTAAAATGCAAAGGCTGTGTTGGTGTTAACATTGGGTGGAGGGAGGTTCCACCATTGTTAGAGCCATCATAGGAAATGTGCAAGTACACTATTttaagagaagaatgagagacGCAGCCAAAGGCATAAAGGGGTCGAATATGAAGGGAACGGGAGTTGGCCGATTGAGGGTTAAAGTTCAAAGATCACTCCTGTCTTTGGGGTATGCAGCCTTCCATCTCCAGCACCTCGGGCCAGCCCTCGTACTTGTTGGTGTCAGCGTTGTTCTTTATGTGCTgtagaggcagacagagacagaggtttTGGATTAGACCCcatgcctgcatcccaaatggcaccctattcccaatatagtggaAATGTTTAATGCActatagtgtactataaagggaatagggtgccatttgggaagcacaaTGCCTGGCCCCTCTTGTCTGATAAGGCTGTGTGTGTACCGGCACAGCTATCACAAACAATGTCCCAAGAACACATAAGGGAGAATGGAAAGTCAATATTGAAGGAGTGCCTATTCACTCAGGGACAACATGTTCAAGGGTCAATGTAAAGGACAATGTGTTCTAAATCGCCTTCTCTGGTGAAACTAAGGTAATTAAATCAATAGTTCAGAACTATAAAGAACGAAAACTTAAATCATGGAGTGGCTGTGTTTTACATATCTTACAGACACATTTCTTCTTTACAAACAAACGTCACGTTCCAGTGATGCACACGCGCATTCTCGCGTCAAATAGCCCTGTAGCAGGATAGTTATACACTGATGTCGGGACCTTAACAAACTGAACAGTGAGTGATGACCGTGAACACCAGACTGATGGCTATAGCTATGCTCAACAAGTAGAATATACTTCTGGCTATTTGGGATATTTTACCTTGCCTCGCTAGGTAATCAATCCTTCGATGACATCTGCAACATTGTAGACCAGGGAtgctcaactcttaccctacgaggtccggagcctgctggttttctgttctacctgataattaattgcacacacacctggtgtccctaATCTAAATCAATCcctgaaaaaatgcagtggaacttacttcgaggtccagagttgagtttgagggttgTAGACGATAACTCGTATGATCTGCATCCGAAGTTGGATGTCGTGGTATTGACTCCAATATAAACAAGCCCCTTTCTGAGGCAGAACAGCGCACGCAGCTCATGATAAATTGTGTGTTCTAGATACTATATTCTGTCAGTTGTGCTCCACTGAAGCCATGATATTTCAACGGGGAGAGGTGAATTAGTTCCATGTGAACAGACCATGTTAAGGAGGATACAGATTTAAGGAGGGGGGTTGAAGTTACCTGCTCAAAGGGACTCTTTGTCTTAATCCCTTTGCCCCCCACAAAGATCCAGTTGTCCCTGAAGCCCAATGTGTTGATGCTGGAACTGCCCAGTTCACCAATCATCTTCTTGGACTCGTCGTTCAGCCTGAGGACCAGAAAGCAGGGTCGTATTCATTTGTGCACACCGTAGCgaaacattttgcaacaaaattaacatttcttattggacaagttcaggtagtccctccccgtttcggtCCGTTTGCTAGTGAATACACAGCTAGAATGTCATTGAGACAGTCTGTAGACTAGACACTTAAATGTCTCTATCTACCACTCTTTCCTTTGCGTGAACCTTTTATATCTTAGTCACTAATGTTATACATCAAGTCATTGGTGTAACTACTCCTTTAATATCAGCAGTTAGGGTGAAATTAATTTAGCTTTCACTGCAGTCAGTTAAGGGGTGTATTCAAGTGAAGTCATTTGTCAATTCTAGAAGGGTTAGATTCAGTCCCTGGAGGACTGAAACAGATTGATCCAGACACTTAACTGAAGTATTTGCCAAAGCTTAAAATGATCATCTAAGAGTTAATGGAGAAGTTAAATGCTGCATTTTAATGTTTTCTTTCAGTTCCGAACACCTACTTTGTGGCAGAATCGTCAAATGTGGCCATCATCACTACGGTTCCTTCCTCGATAGTCTTCAGGAATGCGATGAGCGTGTTGACATCTGCAAAGGTCACACACAAATCACAGGTACACTGGTTTGACTAGTCCGCCTGTCTAGTCCAGAGGCACACCATGAAACGAACACAACACAGGAAATCTGACTGAAACAAAGGCCTCACCTCCCGCCCACATGTCAAAGAAGTCTGTCTTGATGAGGTCCCCTGTCTTTCCTGTGGAGAACAAACAACTTTTGTTCACGACAAGCTAATGTATGCTCACAAGCTAACTCCTATCATGAATACTAGTAGATTCAACGACAATGGAAagtactgtatacactgagtgtacaaacattaagaacacctgctctttcaatgacagactgactaggtgaacactatgaacccttattgatgtcacttgttaactcaacttcaaatcagtgtagatgaatgggaggagacaggttaaagatggatttttaagccttgagacaattgagacatggattgtgtatgtgtgccattcagaggatgaatcagcaagataaaatatttaagtgcctttaattggggtatggtagtaccctgctgggtttttcatgctcaacagtttcctgtgtgtatcaagaatggtccaccacccaaaggacatccagccaacttgacaactataggacacattggagtcaacatgggccagcatcccctgcggaacgctttcgacaccttgtagagtccatgccccgacgaattgaggctgttctgaaggcaaaagggggttcaactcagtattaggaaggtgttcctaattttttgtacactcagtgtatacgaACAGTGGTATGGACCGGTTTGCATTGCAGTAGTTAACCaaggcagggatgggcaactacaGTCTTGGAGCGCCATGTTgtatgcaggcttttgttccagcccagcactaacagcTATCTATGCATAATACACACTCTCAAAAGGACTCAAGCTGCCAATCCCTGAACAAGGTAAATGTTTCACATACCAGATGTCATTTTCAATTGCCATATTACTCACAAATGTAAACATGCAAAACAACCGATTTGAATACAAGGAGAGTACTGTTTGTCTATGGTATGTAGTAGTGACAAGGCTGGTTTACCGTTAACCAGAGCGATGTTAATTCCTCTGCCCACGTTGTTCTTGACGCCACTCATCAATCTGAAAGGACAAATGGAGCATAATTTGATTGTGAACCTTGTGGTTAGGTTAGTCCCATCCTTGTCGTCTTTCTTCACCACTCTACTGAGACTTGTCACACCCTGGTCGTATAGCAGACACCGTGTCAACATATTGGGAAAgatcaaaaataaaaaaatccttcTTCCTAACCGGACTTGATTCCCTTGCTGCAACGCTTGAGGAAATTTATTTTGATAACACGGATGCAAGACGCCACAAGAGTCAACAGTTGATTGAATAGAGGGTTAACAGTTGAATCGAAATTGATAGTCTTATCAACAGGTTGCTTGTTTTAATTTAATTCATCCCCACCTCAGCTACAAGATACAGACTAGCGTAGACAGGTATGAACTAGGAATCTATAAAATAAGACCAGAAATGTATCCTGTAGAACAGACATGGATAATTGTGTTGTAGAATAGCCTAGTGTGTCAGCTCTACACTCTAGATTTCTACCTGGCAATagatgtttacattttagtcatttaacagacgctcttatccacagcgacttacagttagtgcattcatcttaagatagctaggtgtgACAACCACATAAGTCATAGTAAGTACTGTATATTTTTCTAAATAAAATAAGTTatcagcaaaggggggggggctGCATATAGGTTGAGAGGTGTTGACTCTTTGGTTGTATTGTAAATATAGGTTGAGAAGGGGTGGGTCTTTGGTTGTACTGTTAATATAGGCGTATCATGTCTCTTACATGTTGTCCTCCAGGCAGATTTTGGGACCCACAACACTGGCTGCTCCGCTGGCCATCTTAAAGGAGAAGTGTCCCTCGGGACATGGCTTGGAGAGGCCACACTTGTAGCGGGCCAATCTGGTAGCTGTGAATGGAATTCCAAAAGCAGAGTTTACAATACCAATTCACACCCCAATATACACTTTTGCATTCCCTCCCCCCATCAAACACACACCAAATATCAGCGAACACGTACATATCTAGACCCTGCAAACACAGTCTACTACTAAACACACAGCTTGAATCGCTCTCACACACCTACAGTACAAACCAGACTATTTACATAGGACTCAGCAGCTAAAGAACCAACACACTCACAATAAAGGCCAGGTGGTAACTGTACAATACATACAGATTAACTACTTAGCTCCAAACACTTAAGCATACATGGTAAGGTGTTTCCATGGTTTGTTAAGAGATCATCCTTGATTTTCAAATACCATTGGGAGGAAAAAGATAAGAAATGtaacttgattgattgatggaatcAAAAAGTAGGCTAAAGAGATGTGGTGATAGGAGACGTTATTGAAGTATACTTACAGCTTTCCTCTACAGGCATAGACCCTGTTGGAGGGAAAGAAACCGACAAGTTAGACTCGAGTTTCTCAGATATCTTTATGACATTAGTTCCTTATTTAAGTTAAAACATTGAGCTTTGCACAAAACCACAAGTTCTCAGTCTACAGACAACTCTACCCTCACTCCCAATGAGTTGAAACGGAATACGAAGCTAGTTATACAATTTCAAAGTTAACCTTTGTGGGTAGCACAACAATAGCCTTTGNNNNNNNNNNNNNNNNNNNNNNNNNNNNNNNNNNNNNNNNNNNNNNNNNNNNNNNNNNNNNNNNNNNNNNNNNNNNNNNNNNNNNNNNNNNNNNNNNNNNacatgatctcagtatatatacagctgttctgaaaggccccagagtctacaacaccactaagcaaggggaacaaccaagcaagcggcaccatgaaagaccaaggagatctccaaacaggtcaggacaaagttgtggagaagtacagatcagggttgggttaagtaaaaaaatatctTGAAACTTTTGAACATCCCAGAGCATCAttgaatccattatttaaaaattgaaagaatatggacaccacaacaaacctcccagggagagggccacccaccaaaactcgatggaccaggcaaggagggcattaatcagagagtcaacaaagagaccaaagataaccctgaaagagctgcaaagctccacaggtGGAGAgttgagtatctgtccataggaccactttaagccgtacactccacagagagcttggctttatggaagagtagccagaaaaaagcatttgcttaaagaaaaaaggataagcaaacac is a genomic window of Coregonus clupeaformis isolate EN_2021a chromosome 4, ASM2061545v1, whole genome shotgun sequence containing:
- the LOC121549638 gene encoding protein FAM3C (The sequence of the model RefSeq protein was modified relative to this genomic sequence to represent the inferred CDS: added 118 bases not found in genome assembly), whose amino-acid sequence is MRAGGILKFAALVSVFFLAVFLAFQLLEINMDFNLGNVFGSMPVEESSTRLARYKCGLSKPCPEGHFSFKMASGAASVVGPKICLEDNILMSGVKNNVGRGINIALVNGKTGDLIKTDFFDMWAGDVNTLIAFLKTIEEGTVVMMATFDDSATKLNDESKKMIGELGSSSINTLGFRDNWIFVGGKGIKTKSPFEQHIKNNADTNKYEGWPEVLEMEGCIPQRQE